From Malus sylvestris chromosome 1, drMalSylv7.2, whole genome shotgun sequence:
ATGCTTGCCGGTTTGTTCCAATCGACCGGATGGCCTTCAGTAGTTGCAGTTGTTGGTAATTGGtttgggaagaagaagagagggcTGATTATGGGTATATGGAATGCTCACACTTCTGTTGGGAATATTACAGGGTCTTTGGTTGCTTCAGCCCTACTGGGATACGGGTGGGGTTGGTCCTTTGTAGTTCCGGGTCTTATAATCGCTACTGTTGGTGTGGTGGTTTTTCTGTTCTTGCCTGTTAGTCCGGAGGATGTTGGAGCcagtgaagaagatgaattgcACTCTCCCAAGAAAATCGGGGAAGGAGTAACGGAACCATTGTTGGAACCAGAGGCAAAAGTGCAGGAGAGCGCTGTCGGGTTCATAGAAGCTTGGAAAATTCCCGGAGTGGCTCCTTTCGCTCTATGCCTCTTCTTTTCAAAACTGGTTGCTTATACATTTCTATACTGGCTTCCCTTCTACATTACAAACACAGGTACTTTAACTTGCTGTTTTGAATTTGTTGTTGTGTTAATTGCATTTCTCGATTTGCTTTTGTATATGTCATGATTCTTCATATCGATTCTTGTTATTGACTTGCATTACTTGTTTGTACATGTTGCAGCTATTGACGGAAAGTATTTATCCAGTGAAGCAGCTGGTAACTTATCCACATTGTTCGATGTTGGAGGTGTTCTTGGGGGAATCCTTGCCGGCCATATGTCTGACCGCTTAGGTGCCAGAGCCATAACAGCTGCAAGTTTCATGTACTGTGCTATCCCTGCTCTCTTTTTCTACCGAAGCTATGGACACGTATCCATAACTGTGAACATTGTACTCATGTTCATCACCGGCATGTTTGTGAACGGGCCATATGCTCTAATAACAACAGCCGTCTCAGCTGATCTCGGAACACACAGCTCATTGCGTGGGAACTCGAGGGCATTGGCGACCGTGACAGCAATCATAGATGGAACAGGGTCCGTTGGGGCTGCCATTGGACCGTTGCTGACCGGCTACATTTCAGCCATAAGCTGGAGTGCAGTTTTCACAATGCTGATGGGAGCAGCTCTGATTGCAGGGCTGCTTCTGACTAGGCTTGTCGTGGCCGAAGTTGCTGCAAAGATTGAAGAATCAAGATCGCGAGGGTCTGCATCACGGCCTCAACCTGCAGCAATCGATGTGTGATAATTATAGAGAAGAAGAACCTGGTTTTTTAATGAAGAGGTGACGGTCCTCCATAGTCATAGGAAGTAGAGGTTTTTTCCTAAACCTTCTCCCCAGTTGTACCTCAAATTGAAGGGgaaggggaagaagaaaggGTGTTGCGTCTTTGTATTATACGTTTGTACATTATTTGTACGTTTTGTGAAACTAATTACATCATGATTGGGGAGGATGACAAATTAAGTCATCCCGGAACCAAAAATTCCATTTGTTGGCTGCTTCTTTTATGTGCTTGAAAAACTGGTTAAGGAAACGTCTTTGCAGTAGTATCTGGTTGCTCAAACACCGAAAAGCATCCATATGTAGGGCGACAATGGTAGGGAAATGTTCTTCTCTTAGAACTTAGAAGACAACCGGAAAATATCACTATGACGGAGTTTTCAAGCTAATCAACGCAATATGTCCAACTTTTTCACATACTATTGCATAATTGACTTAAGATATCATCATAGTAGTAGCGTCCGATTGCGGCCGCAGAAATTGATTGTACGGGAAGGAGCTTTAGATCCTGAGGAGTAATAAGGACCACTCGAAGCTTGTGCTCCTTGCTGTGTGTGGGGAACCAAAGAAGCTTTTGGCATAGCTAAATGCTCACCACAGCCACAAGAACCTGAAATCCTTTGGGTTTTGGGAAAGGGAATGGTATGCAGGTAATCCATTTGCCATGCAACTACAAGAACGGTTGGCGGGAGATTATTGGTGCTAATATTATAGGCCCTCCTTAAAAGTCAGTCTTGACAATGACATTGAAGAAAAAGATGATGCATTTTTCATCTACTTTGAGTGTCGGATTCAAATACCCTcccttatttatttgtttgatggCAGACTTTTATATATAGAGAAATTTTTGTGGATATTGAAAATTCTGTTTTGTAGTGTTCTTATTTCAAGTATTATAATATGTGTAGACGATATAGTTATTAAgtcttattttttaaatttaataataaagaaatataTTTATACGTGTAGTGGAATACACGGTAGTGTTTTAGGTATACAAATAAAGTATAATGTTGCACAACCCCAATTTCCCTTATGCTCCCCTAGCTAGTAATATACTAAATGACCAGGGTAGTACGGAAGTTCTTCTGCGAAAAGCATGTATGCTCTCACAAGTGTTTTGGAAGCACTTTCATTAGAATCACATCAAAACTTCTATACAAAGTTCAATTGTTCGTGTGGAAATCACATATGCTAATAAGCAAATACGAACTTAGTAACCACTTACGCAGAAAGTACTTCTCAAGTGAAAAGTGCTTTAGCCCTTAAATGGAGAGAAAATTTATAAAAGGTTGGTGCATGCTTACAtggtaataaaaataataaacattaCTGGAGTCCATCCGTGACAATTGCGTCTCAATAATAGCGGTTTAGTGATTGCGACGGACAATTTTCCTTGGTATAGTGTTGTGTAACATGTTTGTTGCATTTCGAGAGATTTTTAAGTTTGCTAATAACACTGTTTGACATATCAagtattataatataagtggttagatacttaaaaaataattcCAACTACTTATACTATGATACCTAATGTACCGAACTGTATTCCCGACATACTGAAAAATCTGCCCTTGCCTCACCTAATAAACCACACGAATTCACCACAAATAAGATAGTGTCATACTGATTTATCCGCAAATATATTAAATATTCAAGCACTAAGATTAAATTAATAACCTCTTTAACCATTTGTTGGCTGCTTCATTTTTGTGCTTGAAAAACTGGTTGAGGAAATTTCTTTGCTGAAGTATATGGTTGCCCAAACACTGAAAAACATCCATTTGTAGGGTGACAATAATAGAGAAATGTTCTTCTCTTAGAAGATATCGGGAATATAACTGTGATAGATTTTCAAACTAATCACGAAATGTGTTCAACTTTTTCGCAGGATAGTGCATAATTAGCTGACGGATTttcaaattaatcataaaatgtGTCAACTTTTTCACAGGATAGTGCATAATTGGCTTAAGATGTCACCATAGTATCGTCCAGTTACGTAAAAAGATTGTCGtcgctatatatatatatatataaagaagtcAACAGaagatgttgatgtggcttaatcgtgactgTTCAAATAGGAGGAGAAAAGAGGAgaggggaggaaaaaaaaaaaaaaaaaaaaaaaaagagtaaggaGAATCCTATTCCGAAGAAGCGTGTGCTTTGCTATGTGTGGGGGACAAAAGAAGCTTTTggctaggggtgggcacggtttggttcggtgcggttttgaagccaaaaccgaaatgaaatcAAACCGTTTAGttcggtttggtgcggtttcaaacggttttggtttgatttttaagaaaaaatgtacaattttcaatttaacatattaataaacatttcctaatagcaataggaaaaagagatttgttatgtaaacaattagcatgttgcatgtagttgtgatgttaaaatatgtttgtgcaacaaaaggGTGTCCCTTACAATGTTTAtcataaaacaagttgaataaatttgaattcattaaacaTGAGCGAAACTTTgatactagaatatgtgatatcatACTTCAAATGAGTGGACTTTATTAGATCATTGTTCGACTCTTAATAACAAGTTAGTCCacccttgtacatatatgtgtgtgatagtataaaataacaaaggtccttcaagttaatgaacgaaagaaagtgatgaatgatgatattctagtgtggtGGAGTACTAAACTAAGTGTATGGATTCTaacaaacaacaaattaaaacatgaaatataatatggacatttaattaaatatttattaatatttgcggtgcggttttcaaaagccaaaaccgaaaccaaaccgttttctatgttgcggtttggtttcaaaaccgaaaccgttttaaaaccgcaaaaccaaacagtttggtgcggttcgatttggttcgtgtttcgatttcggttttcggttctaagtgcccacccctacttttGGCATAAGGGAATGGTAGGCAGCCATTTGCCATGCAGCTACAAGAAGGCTTGGTGGGGGATTATTGGTGCTAGTAAGTCTTTTTATATTACACGCCCCCCTTAAAAGCCAGTCTTGACAATGacttgaagaaaaagatgaTGCATTTTTCATCTACTTTTTGAGTGTCGCTATTTTCGGATTGAAATATGCTTCCTTATTTGTTTGACGTCGGCTATTTTGTAGTGTTTTCATTTCACGTATTATAATATGAACATATAACACAATTAATGTTATATTTCTAAagtttattaataaaaatatatatttacacGTGTAGGAGAATACGCAGTATTGTTTTGGTTATATAAATAAAGTATAATGTTGCACAACCCCAATTCCCCTTATTCTCCCATAGCTAGTAATAAACTAATCTGATGCGGGTTGTTCGGAAGTTCTTCCGTGAAAAGTACTATGCTCACAAGCGTTTTGTCGAAAGCACTTTGATTAGATTTACATCAAAATTACACTCCAATTTTTCATGTGGAAATCACATATAAGAATTTGAATACGAACTTAGCAGTGGCTTATGCAAAAAGCACTTCTCATGTGAAAACCGCTTTAGCCCTTTGGGAAAACACTGCTTAAAGGGATCGTTGACTTAAAAGGACAGAAAATTTATAAAAGGCTGGTGCATGATTACATGGCAGTAAAAAGATTAACATTGCTGGATGCATAATCCATCCGTAGCTATTGCATGATTTGCATCTCAATAATGGTGGTTTAGTGATGGCGACATACAATTTTCCTTGGTACGGTGCCGTGTTTTGATACGTTTTCTCACACATTTGTTGCCTTCAATATGCTTGGAACGCGGTCTGATACacatgtcataatacaagtggttgaatacttaagtttttttttccaactatTTATATTATGATATTTGATGTATCGACATATAAAAATTTTCTTGTTGCCTCAACTAACAAGCCACACAAATCGCAGAATTAACTCACGGATTAAACTTTAATCAAATCCGACTCCACTTTCTTATCCACCACAAATAAGACAGTGTCATACTGATTTCTCCGTAATTCGATTAAATATTCAGGCACTAAGATTAAATTAATAACCTCTTTAACCATTTACTAATCCGATTTATATGAACCACAAACTTAGCTGCATGATCATGTCGCAATTCAAGCACTACGATTAAATTAATAACCCTCTTTAAGTATTTACTAATGAGATTCAAAATGAATCTGAACCACGAACGATATAGAAGCCGATCATTTTATAAGTATTTTCCGACCAAATTTTGTCCGTGGCAATGGATAGCGATTTTCACACTTTCATTTTGTCCGTCTGCTAGAGTCGAGTAAACAAAAGCAACACGCGATCAGGGCCAATCAGATAAATCCTTGTTTTGGATGTTATCCAGCCCATTTAGGATGAAATACACCGGAAGGCCCAAGACTGCAGGAGTAACAGAAGAAAACTGCACCAGCAGGAAGAAGAAACACTAGCAGGAAGGATAAGAACAAGCAGAGAAACACAGCCAAACGAGGCAGAAAAAACATTACGGCTAGAAGGAGGAAGTAACATAAGGAATTCAACACCGCCTAAGGCGGGAAAGATTCATTCCGGAAGATCCTGTAATTTATCACtccaaattgaataaatcaccAACTGCTAAACGAAACCTTCCTGACAGTAGCAGACAGCCACGAGAGTGACCAACGCTTGCAGTCCCTAATTGTTCCTACCCTACCAAAAATTTAATCCTACTGGCTGCGTTTAAGCGTCATTAAGACATTATAACATAATCAATAGAACACAAAAGACACAGACAGTTAGTTGCCATCAGCTAACGTGATTCTACGCAAAGCTAGACACGTAAAATGAATAATTGCAGCCAGCAACGAAACCATGCTGCATTGAAGGAAACATCGTACCAAATATAACCGTGAAGAGGAAGAACCTTCTCAACAGAATGCCAGACCAAGAGAAGAAATGTCAGAGGCTGATAATAAATCCTACAGACTGTTTGGGCGATCCGAAGGAAAAAAACTACAATGAAATCAGAAAGATGTCTCaaggaagcatgttacgaattGACTTGAAAAAGTGAAAGCACCATGTTACGAAGAAAAAAGAAGCCTACTCTACGATGGCACTTCGTATGACCTCGAATCATTATATATTCACTTCAAGATCTTTCTAGATCACAACCCGGAATTGTGACTCGAATAACATAACATTAACTTAATGAtggatcatgccaaagtgtactAATTCTGCTCCCTAATGTTTCTAAAAATTGGACATCCACCTCACACGCAATAATTTTTGCTCAACGATAATCGCCATTGAGCATCCATTATCATACGCATGTCTAAGCCATTAAATTGATCTGCTAAAAGGGCTGAATTCTAACTGCTGACTGCTTTCAATAAGTGAACCTGCACACTCCCACTCGATACTCTGCACTAAATGCGTACTATCAACTATCGAGCGAAATCTCTAATTCTTCGATAAAACCATAATTACCCAACAATAACTTTTGCTCAAAAGCGATTCGACTGAAAAATCTTCACATACAGCCATGTTTACACAAATGCAGGCACAGCAGTGAAGTGCATAAAATTGTAAAACTGCTTCAAGGCTTTTCATTTACCATAACAAAAAGAGCATACATTTTGCATTGAATCGAAACCCGAAGCCCGAAAGCAACGAGTTCATCACAAATTACCTGTAACATTTTATCCAGCAAAAAATTCATAACCGTGTACTGATCACTTAAGTTAATATTAAAGCAGAAGAATTTCCCAAAACGAGAACCTGGGTCGGGAACCGCGTCGTTGAGGAAGCAAGCAATCCTAGTCGTCGTCTCGCTTTTTGGGCTTGCGGTACTTCTCCTCGTATTGCTTGGCGATGAAGACGGCAGTGTCGCCGAGCTTCTTGATGTTCGGAACGTCGTAGTTTTGGGCTATGTAGATCCCGGCGACCGTGCCCACTAGGAAGGAGAAGCTGCTCTTGATTATCCCCATCCGAATTTGCAGAACAACAATCGATTCAAATCGATTTCTAGGGCTCCCGATTTGAATTCGCGGGTTTTTATGGGGAAGAAGACATTGGGGCCTCTCAGAAAATTCTCTGTTACGACGCTGTCGTTTTCGGTGAGTCAACGTACAACCGTCCAATGCaccatttatttaatttttttcaggtcttattttatttttttttttgagaattttaacaaaaattttatcagttcaaagaaaaataatatttttatattaaaaaaatcaaatttttatgtttattttatttttatttttaaaattcaaaattttcaaatcattttgttttagtttttttttttaatttatcgttaaaatttaGGATCTTGCTTTCCACTTGCCGCAAAAATTGACTCAGCCAATAAACTGTCTTTtagtaaataaacaaaataataaaaaagttaaaaaaaaacataaacagtcttttaatcaaaatataaaaaccaaaaatcaaaattaataaaattaaaatccacctccctctctctcctctctctctctctctctctctctctccaacgcGGGTGAAATTTGCAGAAACTCCCCACCGGCGCAGCGGTCAGCGTCGTCTCAGCTCTAATCAGGTCCTTAATTTCTCAACCTTtgctgatttttcatttattacTCCCAAAGATCGAACCTTTCTGCTTTGATTTCGCTTAATCACCCTTGGTTTCGAGCTTTTTACAGTTTTACCCGCGttttcatggcttcgaattatAGGGCTTCTCGATTTTATGCTTTGGCTGTTTCTAATAGCAATTACAGGAGAAAGCCGATTCCTTTTGtttgaattatatatattttttcaggTATCTATGCAACTTGATCATTCGCTGGCATCCAATTTGTCACATTTTGTTGGCAATTATAGTTTCGATTtcgaatttttttctaaaatgattgaaatgaTCACTGATCTGGGTTTAAAGAGttaattgtttattaattaggaattgtttaGCATTCTAACAGCTCGTTCTAGTCATTGTTGTTGATTgtagtgttcttcattgttgtTTTGAGAAACTGCTCATCAATGCCGCTTTTTCGTGGCAGGTCGTACAGTTTCAATCTGAGAATTTACCATCGTATGTTGACGATTAATTCCCCGTCATGTTTGAAGCTAGCTTGAGGTCTATGCCCCGATTTTTTACTCCAATGACAAGATATGGTCAAAATGAGGAAGGGATCTTGCTAATTCAGTGGTGATGAGAATTTTGGAGTTGGGGTTTAGTAAAGAGGTTGAATTTGTTACCAATGGGTTTGAGATATATAGCCATCTCTGCGGCATGTACAGCGATAAGCTTTGCAGGTCTCCAGTTGTGGACGGAAACTTCTTTAGTTAAACTAAAATCGGATGGACTGATTGCAGAGAATTTGATTAATGCGGCCAATTTTGGCCATGTATTTGATCTGCTTTTGGGTTCT
This genomic window contains:
- the LOC126629136 gene encoding putative glycerol-3-phosphate transporter 1, with amino-acid sequence MSEPEPETSYSKPPGIRLVEHIRRSPLSYKTHQAIVLVVTFVAYASYHAARKTTSVVKSTLDPQSSVTSLMSWPWRMSYLSKPDQSRRFSRVLGDGWAPFNGSDGTALLGEVDLAFLAVYAIGMYFSGHLGDRTNLRIFLTIGMVGAGVFTAAFGVGYWANIHTFYYFLGVQMLAGLFQSTGWPSVVAVVGNWFGKKKRGLIMGIWNAHTSVGNITGSLVASALLGYGWGWSFVVPGLIIATVGVVVFLFLPVSPEDVGASEEDELHSPKKIGEGVTEPLLEPEAKVQESAVGFIEAWKIPGVAPFALCLFFSKLVAYTFLYWLPFYITNTAIDGKYLSSEAAGNLSTLFDVGGVLGGILAGHMSDRLGARAITAASFMYCAIPALFFYRSYGHVSITVNIVLMFITGMFVNGPYALITTAVSADLGTHSSLRGNSRALATVTAIIDGTGSVGAAIGPLLTGYISAISWSAVFTMLMGAALIAGLLLTRLVVAEVAAKIEESRSRGSASRPQPAAIDV
- the LOC126629228 gene encoding uncharacterized protein LOC126629228, translated to MGIIKSSFSFLVGTVAGIYIAQNYDVPNIKKLGDTAVFIAKQYEEKYRKPKKRDDD